The following are from one region of the Staphylococcus argenteus genome:
- a CDS encoding ThiF family adenylyltransferase, with the protein MSRERYSRQILFKQIGEKGQEKINHKHALIVGMGALGTHVAEGLTRSGIAKLTIVDRDYIEFSNLQRQTLFTEDDALKMMPKVVAAKKHLLAIRSDIEVEDFITHVDYYFLESHGQRVDVIIDATDNFETRQLINDFAYKHRIPWIYGGVVQSTYTEATFIPGETPCFNCLVPQLPALNLTCDTVGVIQPAVTMTTSLQLRDAMKILTEQPIETKITYGDIWDGSHYSFGFSKMQRANCTTCGDAPNYPYLNKNEQYYATLCGRDTVQYENAAITQEMLIQFLNEQQLNYRSNTYMIMFEFKGHRIVAFDGGRFLIHGMTRTSDAAHLMNLLFG; encoded by the coding sequence GTGAGCCGAGAACGTTATTCAAGACAAATTTTATTTAAACAAATTGGTGAAAAGGGTCAAGAAAAAATTAATCATAAACATGCATTAATAGTAGGTATGGGGGCTTTAGGCACACATGTAGCAGAAGGTCTTACGAGATCAGGTATTGCTAAATTAACAATCGTTGATAGAGATTATATTGAATTTAGTAATTTACAAAGGCAAACGCTATTTACAGAAGATGATGCACTGAAAATGATGCCCAAAGTTGTTGCTGCCAAAAAGCATCTGTTAGCTATTCGGAGTGATATTGAAGTTGAAGATTTTATTACACATGTTGATTATTACTTTTTAGAGTCACATGGACAGCGTGTTGACGTTATTATTGATGCAACAGATAATTTTGAAACGCGCCAATTAATTAATGATTTTGCATATAAACATCGTATTCCTTGGATTTATGGTGGTGTAGTACAAAGTACATACACAGAAGCGACATTTATTCCTGGAGAAACGCCATGTTTCAATTGTTTAGTACCTCAATTACCGGCATTAAATTTAACATGTGACACAGTCGGCGTTATTCAACCTGCAGTGACGATGACAACGAGCTTACAGTTGAGAGATGCGATGAAAATACTTACGGAGCAACCGATTGAAACTAAAATAACTTACGGGGATATTTGGGATGGTAGTCATTATTCATTTGGTTTCAGTAAAATGCAACGTGCAAACTGTACAACTTGTGGTGATGCACCGAATTATCCGTATTTAAATAAAAATGAGCAATATTATGCAACATTATGTGGTAGAGATACTGTTCAATATGAAAATGCTGCAATTACACAAGAGATGCTCATTCAATTTTTAAATGAACAACAATTAAATTATCGAAGTAATACGTATATGATAATGTTTGAATTTAAAGGGCATCGTATTGTCGCATTTGATGGTGGAAGGTTTTTAATTCATGGTATGACGCGAACATCAGATGCAGCGCATTTAATGAATTTATTATTTGGTTAA